One genomic window of Paramormyrops kingsleyae isolate MSU_618 chromosome 20, PKINGS_0.4, whole genome shotgun sequence includes the following:
- the LOC140581367 gene encoding speedy protein 1-A-like, translating into MVRHAHFRRRYLSQQEAQGPSRQDNSGREQQEESLTCWGPAIIIDQQDMAAFFALLDDDLIQHFLRMDACYKMTDKYLLAMTFIYFKRAHFTPSEQTKMNFFIALYLANMMEEEEDGNRFEIFPWALGENWRSLFPTFLKQKDQLWERMEYGTAVSHRCCEEVMAIVPSHSLWKRERPEHHSGAQWHYGREGFQRPRGPSALPISCTLCSRMTGQNQEPCASEHAGSPESSAQGRELEQDGPQVRINEKRGSKRTWDGQLKDHSCCPDPQECPSDSDPRGRPQDLGSPSVAPFLDPCFLVWLLQCSGAQSAFLGTSASQRPKTYWSPDATPPPSLIQLTLHDAVSAHLPLELKPVKDGDVGLC; encoded by the exons ATGGTGAGGCACGCGCACTTCAGACGGCGATACCTCAGTCAGCAAGAGGCACAAGGTCCGTCCAGACAGGACAACAGCGGCAGGGAGCAGCAAGAGGAATCCCTGACATGTTGGGGTCCCGCCATCATCATCGACCAGCAGGATATGGCTGCTTTCTTCGCACTGCTAG ATGATGACCTGATCCAGCATTTCCTTCGCATGGATGCCTGCTACAAGATGACTGACAAG TACCTTCTGGCGATGACCTTCATCTACTTTAAGAGAGCTCACTTCACTCCCAGTGAGCAGACAAAGATGAACTTCTTCATCGCCCT CTATCTTGCTAACATgatggaggaggaagaagatgGAAACAGATTCGAGATCTTCCCCTGGGCCTTGGGTGAAAACTGGAGAAGTCTGTTTCCCACCTTTCTCAAGCAGAAGGACCAGCTCTGGGAGCGGATGGAGTACGGGACTGCTGTGAGCCACCGCTGCTGTGAGGAG GTGATGGCCATCGTACCCTCCCATTCTCTGTGGAAACGGGAGCGCCCCGAACATCACAGCGGGGCTCAGTGGCACTACGGCAGGGAGGGCTTTCAGCGGCCCCGGGGGCCATCAGCTCTACCCATTTCCTGCACGCTCTGCAGCAGGATGACCGGCCAGAACCAGGAACCCTGTGCTTCTGAGCACGCAGGGAGCCCAGAGT CCAgtgcacaaggcagagaactgGAACAGGATGGACCCCAGGTCCGGATCAATGAGAA AAGAGGCTCAAAGCGAACGTGGGATGGACAGCTGAAGGACCACAGTTGCTGCCCAGATCCACAGGAATGTCCAAGTGATTCTGACCCTAGAGGAAGGCCTCAGGACCTCGGATCTCCCTCTGTGG CCCCATTTCTGGATCCCTGCTTCCTGGTCTGGCTTCTCCAGTGTTCCGGGGCTCAGTCTGCCTTCCTGGGGACCTCAGCCAGTCAGCGGCCCAAGACCTATTGGTCCCCTGATGCCACGCCTCCCCCTT CCCTGATCCAACTTACCCTGCATGATGCAGTCTCAGCTCATCTGCCCCTGGAACTGAAACCAGTAAAGGATGG